A window of Vibrio ishigakensis contains these coding sequences:
- a CDS encoding Hpt domain-containing protein encodes MFPTLLGLFKQELNEYRDQLVGGDAEQIGRICHAIKGSAPSFGAKPLTQLATEMDLLFKSGRKEELQQQVPQLLEMLSNTEQGVNKLL; translated from the coding sequence ATGTTTCCCACTCTGCTCGGTTTGTTTAAGCAAGAGTTGAACGAATATAGGGATCAGCTTGTAGGTGGTGATGCAGAGCAGATAGGTCGCATATGCCATGCTATTAAGGGCAGTGCGCCAAGCTTTGGTGCAAAACCCTTAACCCAGTTGGCTACCGAGATGGACTTGCTATTTAAATCGGGAAGAAAAGAGGAGTTGCAGCAACAAGTGCCACAACTCCTCGAAATGCTGAGCAATACTGAGCAAGGCGTAAATAAACTACTTTAG
- the yvcK gene encoding uridine diphosphate-N-acetylglucosamine-binding protein YvcK, whose amino-acid sequence MDIYKNNKVVAVGGGHGLGRILAALRDFGSNATGIVTTTDNGGSTGRIRYCQGGIAWGDTRNCINQLITEPTISSMLFEYRFKGAGELDGHNLGNLILTAMDNLAIRPLEAINLVREMLGVKTKILPMSEYPSDLRALSTNGKWVKGETSVDEMEEELLKLDLDPEVPAISEAVTSLKEADLIVLGPGSFLTSIMPPLLLPEVGRAIKANQKAKVVFVENISPEYGPAGRMNFEQKLDWITRACQGRKPDIILGHEPHPELEGEWNIVTRDLASYTRGWRHDRDKLRDAIVEQLK is encoded by the coding sequence ATGGATATATATAAAAATAACAAAGTAGTCGCAGTTGGCGGCGGTCACGGCTTAGGACGAATCCTGGCTGCACTTCGAGATTTTGGCTCCAATGCTACCGGTATCGTCACCACCACAGATAACGGCGGCTCAACGGGCCGAATCCGTTATTGTCAGGGCGGTATCGCTTGGGGTGATACCCGAAACTGTATCAACCAGCTCATCACCGAGCCCACCATAAGCTCTATGCTGTTCGAGTATCGCTTCAAAGGAGCCGGTGAGCTCGATGGTCATAACCTAGGTAACCTTATTCTTACGGCCATGGACAATCTAGCCATTAGGCCGTTAGAGGCTATCAACCTAGTGCGTGAGATGCTTGGGGTTAAAACCAAGATCTTGCCCATGTCCGAGTATCCTTCAGATCTTCGCGCTCTCTCCACTAACGGGAAATGGGTTAAGGGTGAAACCAGTGTCGATGAAATGGAAGAAGAGCTTCTAAAATTGGATCTCGACCCTGAAGTACCGGCTATTTCTGAGGCCGTGACCTCATTAAAAGAGGCTGACTTGATTGTTTTAGGACCAGGCAGTTTTCTAACCAGCATCATGCCCCCGCTCCTACTCCCTGAGGTGGGAAGAGCGATAAAGGCTAATCAAAAGGCCAAGGTGGTGTTTGTTGAGAACATCAGCCCAGAATATGGGCCAGCAGGACGAATGAATTTTGAACAAAAGCTCGATTGGATTACTAGAGCCTGTCAGGGGCGCAAACCCGATATTATTCTTGGGCACGAACCTCACCCTGAGCTAGAAGGCGAGTGGAATATCGTTACTAGAGATCTAGCTTCATATACACGCGGCTGGCGTCATGACCGAGATAAGTTACGTGATGCTATTGTAGAGCAGCTAAAGTAG
- the moaA gene encoding GTP 3',8-cyclase MoaA, translating into MTQQFEDSYHRKFYYLRLSVTDVCNFKCTYCLPDGYHPEGNKRPSFITLPEIKRVVTAFAHCGTDKVRITGGEPTLRRDFLQIVETVAQTPGIKKVAMTTNGYRMAKNVEDWKKAGLTHINVSLDSLDPKHFYQITGENRFHDVMAGIERAFEVGYEQVKVNVVLLKDLNSQQFPQFLNWIKDKPIQLRFIELMKTGEMDELFENHHVSGVSLRNHLIANGWILKLRESNDGPAQVFVHPEYKGEIGLIMPYEKGFCSTCNRLRVSSKGRLHLCLFGEEGLDLRDLLESDDQEKELIARINQGLEQKDVSHHLLEGNSGATPHLASIGG; encoded by the coding sequence GTGACGCAACAATTTGAAGACAGTTACCACCGCAAGTTTTATTACTTGCGCCTGTCGGTGACGGATGTCTGTAATTTCAAGTGTACCTACTGTCTACCAGACGGTTACCATCCTGAGGGCAATAAGCGCCCTTCGTTTATCACGCTTCCTGAAATCAAGCGCGTTGTAACTGCGTTCGCCCATTGCGGTACCGATAAGGTGCGCATTACGGGTGGTGAACCGACTCTGCGCCGTGACTTTCTACAGATCGTAGAAACGGTCGCTCAAACCCCAGGTATCAAGAAAGTCGCCATGACCACCAACGGCTATCGAATGGCCAAGAACGTGGAAGATTGGAAAAAGGCAGGGCTGACTCATATCAACGTCAGTCTAGATAGCCTAGACCCTAAGCATTTCTATCAGATTACGGGTGAGAATCGCTTTCATGATGTGATGGCAGGTATCGAGCGTGCCTTCGAAGTGGGTTACGAGCAGGTTAAGGTGAACGTGGTTCTTCTCAAAGACCTCAATAGCCAACAATTCCCTCAATTCCTTAACTGGATCAAGGATAAGCCAATTCAGCTAAGATTCATCGAATTGATGAAGACTGGCGAGATGGATGAGCTATTTGAAAATCACCATGTTTCTGGGGTGAGCCTGCGTAATCATTTGATTGCTAATGGCTGGATTCTAAAACTGCGTGAATCGAACGATGGTCCGGCTCAAGTCTTTGTCCACCCAGAATACAAGGGTGAGATTGGCCTTATCATGCCTTACGAAAAGGGCTTCTGTTCTACCTGTAATAGACTGCGCGTCTCTTCAAAGGGCAGGTTGCACCTGTGCTTGTTTGGAGAAGAGGGGCTAGATCTAAGAGACCTACTTGAAAGCGACGATCAAGAGAAAGAGCTGATCGCGCGTATCAATCAGGGACTGGAACAGAAAGACGTCAGCCATCACCTTCTTGAAGGTAACTCAGGCGCGACACCTCACCTTGCCTCTATTGGCGGTTAA
- the moaB gene encoding molybdenum cofactor biosynthesis protein B: MGHAQSDFRPANIAVLTVSDTRNEETDTSGGYLAEQVKENGHTLVDKQIVIDDVYKIRAVVSQWIAAENVDAVLITGGTGFSSRDFTPEAVSALFDKQIEGFGELFRAISYQQIGTSTVQSRAVAGIANRTVIFVMPGSTGACRTAWEGILKDQLDSRHKPCNFMPHIGA, from the coding sequence ATGGGACATGCTCAATCTGATTTTCGACCTGCAAATATTGCGGTTTTGACGGTTTCTGACACTCGTAACGAAGAGACAGACACCAGTGGTGGTTATCTGGCAGAGCAGGTAAAAGAGAATGGTCATACCCTAGTGGACAAGCAGATCGTTATCGATGACGTTTATAAAATCCGTGCTGTCGTTTCTCAATGGATCGCAGCTGAAAACGTTGATGCTGTTCTGATCACTGGCGGTACAGGCTTCTCTTCTCGCGACTTTACGCCAGAGGCAGTATCTGCACTTTTCGACAAACAAATCGAAGGCTTCGGTGAGCTTTTCCGCGCTATCTCTTACCAGCAAATCGGCACTTCAACGGTTCAATCTCGCGCCGTAGCCGGTATTGCAAACCGTACTGTTATCTTTGTTATGCCGGGCTCAACTGGCGCGTGCCGCACGGCGTGGGAAGGCATCTTAAAAGATCAGCTTGATTCGCGTCATAAGCCATGTAACTTCATGCCGCATATCGGAGCTTAA
- the moaC gene encoding cyclic pyranopterin monophosphate synthase MoaC has translation MSELTHINQSGEANMVDVSAKADTVREARAEAYIDMAPETLQLIVSGDHHKGDVFASARIAGIQAAKKTWDLIPLCHPLLLSKVEVQLEALPETSQVRIESICKLAGKTGVEMEALTAASVAALTIYDMCKAVQKDMVIGQVRLLEKKGGKSGHFEVKS, from the coding sequence ATGAGCGAATTAACCCATATTAATCAAAGCGGTGAAGCCAACATGGTGGATGTGTCTGCAAAAGCGGACACAGTGCGTGAAGCGCGTGCCGAGGCCTATATCGATATGGCGCCAGAGACGCTGCAACTTATCGTAAGTGGTGACCATCACAAAGGTGATGTGTTTGCTTCAGCACGTATCGCGGGTATTCAAGCGGCGAAAAAGACCTGGGACCTTATTCCTCTGTGTCATCCTCTGCTTTTGTCCAAGGTTGAGGTTCAACTAGAAGCCCTGCCTGAAACTAGTCAGGTGCGCATCGAGTCTATCTGTAAGCTTGCCGGTAAAACCGGTGTTGAGATGGAAGCTCTGACTGCTGCTTCTGTTGCTGCCCTGACTATCTACGATATGTGTAAAGCGGTGCAGAAAGATATGGTTATCGGTCAAGTACGTCTTCTAGAGAAGAAGGGCGGTAAGTCTGGACACTTTGAGGTGAAGTCATGA
- the moaD gene encoding molybdopterin synthase sulfur carrier subunit, whose product MIKVVFFAQVRELVGVDEVTVEAETATVDEIRQQLLQQGGKWELALESGKLLAAINHTMVPLTAEAKAGDEVAFFPPVTGG is encoded by the coding sequence ATGATTAAGGTGGTGTTTTTCGCTCAGGTACGTGAGCTGGTTGGTGTAGATGAGGTAACCGTTGAGGCTGAAACCGCGACTGTAGATGAGATTCGTCAGCAGCTGCTACAGCAAGGTGGTAAATGGGAGTTGGCATTGGAGTCAGGAAAGCTTCTGGCTGCTATCAACCATACTATGGTGCCGTTGACCGCTGAAGCGAAAGCGGGTGATGAGGTTGCCTTCTTCCCGCCGGTGACCGGAGGCTAA
- the moaE gene encoding molybdopterin synthase catalytic subunit MoaE, with translation MDKILVQTEDFTLADEYELLGQDPGVGAVVTFVGKVRDFNLGDNVIGLHLQHYPGMTEKSLQEIALQARERWPLDKVTIIHRVGDLNISDQIVFVGVSSAHRDAAFASCEFIMDYLKTKAPFWKKERLNEGSRWLDARESDEESATRWDEIK, from the coding sequence GTGGACAAGATCTTAGTTCAGACTGAAGATTTCACTCTCGCTGATGAGTATGAGCTCTTAGGGCAAGACCCAGGCGTTGGCGCTGTGGTGACCTTTGTCGGTAAGGTTCGTGACTTTAACCTTGGTGATAATGTCATTGGTCTGCATTTGCAACATTACCCAGGGATGACGGAGAAATCTCTGCAAGAGATTGCGCTTCAGGCTCGTGAACGTTGGCCACTGGATAAGGTAACCATCATCCACAGGGTAGGTGACCTTAATATTAGTGACCAGATCGTATTTGTGGGTGTATCTAGTGCACACAGAGATGCGGCATTTGCCAGTTGTGAATTCATCATGGACTATCTCAAGACCAAAGCACCCTTCTGGAAGAAAGAGCGCCTCAATGAGGGTAGCCGCTGGTTGGATGCACGTGAATCAGATGAGGAATCCGCAACCCGCTGGGATGAAATAAAATGA
- a CDS encoding ABC transporter substrate-binding protein — translation MYKNKITQALLLGAGLAAATTSFATLAADVPAGTKLADVQELVRGNGTEVATIDPHKSQGVPESHVIRDLLEGLVNQDADGNTIPGVAESWETTDNKTFTFKLRKDAKWSNGDPVTANDFVYSFQRAVDPNTASPYSWYMEYTKMANAKDIIAGKKDKSTLGVKALDDHTLEVQLETAVPYFVMMTGHTTMKPVHQATVEKHGDQWTRPGNFVGNGAFVVDGWVVNERLVLARNAQYWDNDATVLDKVTFLPIENQVAEMNRFLSGEIHFTSTLPTEHFKRLQKQHPQEVSVEGSLCTYYYQFNTKVKPFDDVRVRKAISYAIDRSIVTDALLAQGQKPAYFLTPEITAGFDPEMTKYGQMTQAERNAEAERLLAEAGYGKDNPLKFNLLYNTNENHKKIAVALGSMWKRTLGLDVTLENQEWKTYLQSKDEGNFQVARAGWCGDYNEASSFLTLMTTPNTTAGQHWGSADYDKIIDQAIASTSEEERTKLYLQAEDLMAKEMPIAPIYQYVRSRLLSQNVGGFPANNAEEKIYSKDLYIKAQ, via the coding sequence ATGTATAAAAATAAAATCACCCAGGCTCTACTTCTTGGAGCTGGCCTAGCAGCGGCAACCACTTCTTTCGCTACTCTTGCAGCAGACGTTCCTGCTGGCACTAAGCTCGCTGATGTTCAAGAACTGGTTCGTGGTAACGGTACTGAAGTTGCTACGATCGACCCACACAAATCTCAAGGTGTGCCAGAGTCTCACGTGATTCGTGACCTTCTTGAAGGCCTAGTAAACCAAGATGCAGACGGCAACACTATCCCAGGTGTAGCTGAAAGCTGGGAAACGACAGACAACAAAACCTTCACTTTCAAACTTCGTAAAGATGCAAAATGGTCTAACGGCGACCCTGTAACTGCAAACGACTTCGTTTACAGCTTCCAGCGTGCAGTAGATCCAAACACAGCTTCTCCTTACTCTTGGTACATGGAATACACCAAGATGGCGAACGCTAAAGACATCATTGCGGGTAAGAAAGACAAATCTACTCTAGGTGTTAAGGCATTGGATGACCACACTCTAGAGGTTCAACTAGAGACAGCTGTTCCTTACTTCGTAATGATGACTGGCCACACTACAATGAAGCCAGTTCACCAAGCGACTGTTGAGAAGCACGGTGACCAGTGGACTCGTCCAGGTAACTTCGTTGGTAACGGTGCATTCGTTGTTGACGGCTGGGTTGTGAACGAGCGTCTAGTACTAGCACGTAACGCGCAGTACTGGGACAACGACGCAACTGTACTTGATAAGGTAACTTTCCTACCTATCGAGAACCAAGTAGCTGAAATGAACCGCTTCCTATCTGGTGAGATTCACTTCACTTCTACACTGCCTACTGAGCACTTTAAGCGTCTTCAGAAGCAGCACCCACAAGAGGTTTCTGTAGAAGGTTCTCTATGTACTTACTACTACCAGTTCAACACAAAAGTTAAGCCGTTTGATGATGTACGTGTTCGTAAAGCGATCTCTTACGCTATCGACCGTAGCATCGTAACTGACGCGCTACTTGCTCAAGGCCAAAAGCCAGCGTATTTCCTAACTCCGGAAATCACTGCAGGTTTCGATCCTGAGATGACTAAGTACGGTCAAATGACTCAGGCTGAGCGTAACGCTGAAGCTGAGCGTCTACTTGCTGAAGCAGGTTACGGCAAAGACAACCCACTTAAGTTCAACCTTCTATATAACACCAACGAAAACCACAAGAAGATTGCGGTTGCTCTAGGTTCTATGTGGAAGCGTACTCTTGGTCTAGACGTTACTCTAGAAAACCAAGAGTGGAAGACTTACCTACAGTCTAAAGACGAAGGTAACTTCCAAGTTGCACGTGCAGGTTGGTGTGGTGACTACAACGAAGCATCTTCTTTCCTAACTCTAATGACTACGCCAAACACGACGGCTGGTCAGCACTGGGGTAGCGCGGACTACGATAAAATCATCGATCAAGCTATCGCGTCTACTTCTGAAGAAGAGCGCACTAAGCTTTACCTACAAGCTGAAGACCTAATGGCGAAAGAAATGCCTATCGCTCCAATCTATCAGTATGTACGTTCACGTCTACTATCTCAGAACGTTGGCGGCTTCCCAGCTAACAACGCAGAAGAGAAGATCTACTCGAAAGATCTATACATCAAAGCTCAGTAA
- the oppB gene encoding oligopeptide ABC transporter permease OppB has protein sequence MFRFILKRVFEAIPTMLVLITVSFFLMRFAPGNPFSSERPLPPQVQANIEAKYGLDKPVMEQYTTYLTNVIQGDFGPSFKYLDYSVNDLISVALPVSAKVGFIAFIFTVILGVTVGTLAALKQNTWFDYAVMSTAMLGVVMPSFVLAPALIYLFSLHLGWFPAGGWHDGGWQYLVLPVIGMSLLYVATFARITRGSMIETLNSNFIRTARAKGLSYRYIILKHALKPALLPVVSYMGPAFVGIITGSVVIETIFGLPGIGKLFVNAAFNRDYSLVMGITILIGFLFILFNAVVDILLAVIDPKIRY, from the coding sequence ATGTTTAGATTCATTCTTAAAAGGGTATTTGAAGCGATTCCAACTATGTTGGTATTGATCACGGTATCTTTCTTTTTGATGCGATTTGCGCCGGGTAACCCATTCTCGAGCGAGCGCCCTCTGCCGCCACAAGTACAGGCAAACATCGAGGCTAAATACGGCCTAGATAAGCCAGTAATGGAGCAGTACACCACATATCTGACCAATGTTATCCAAGGTGACTTTGGTCCATCATTTAAATATCTAGATTACTCAGTAAACGACCTTATCTCAGTGGCTCTGCCAGTATCAGCTAAGGTAGGTTTCATCGCATTTATCTTCACCGTTATCCTAGGGGTAACCGTGGGCACGCTGGCCGCGCTCAAACAGAACACCTGGTTTGACTACGCAGTAATGTCTACCGCAATGCTGGGTGTAGTAATGCCATCGTTCGTGCTAGCGCCAGCACTTATCTATCTATTCTCATTGCACCTAGGCTGGTTCCCAGCAGGTGGTTGGCATGACGGCGGTTGGCAGTATCTAGTGCTGCCGGTTATCGGTATGTCACTTCTATACGTGGCAACCTTTGCTCGTATCACCCGTGGTTCAATGATTGAAACCCTAAACAGTAACTTCATCCGTACCGCTCGTGCGAAGGGATTGAGCTACCGTTACATCATCCTAAAACATGCCCTTAAGCCGGCACTGCTTCCTGTTGTTTCTTATATGGGCCCTGCATTCGTGGGCATCATCACAGGTTCAGTAGTTATCGAGACCATCTTCGGTCTGCCTGGCATTGGTAAGCTGTTCGTTAACGCCGCATTTAACCGTGACTACTCACTGGTTATGGGTATCACCATCTTGATTGGCTTCTTGTTCATCTTGTTCAACGCCGTGGTAGATATCTTGCTTGCGGTTATCGATCCTAAGATTCGCTACTAA
- the oppC gene encoding oligopeptide ABC transporter permease OppC yields the protein MLTKKENLEAIEKFSENLEIEGRSLWQDARIRFMRNKAAMVSLFILFLITLAVIFLPMFAQYAYDDTDWYALHAAPSAEHLFGTDSLGRDLYVRTLVGGRISLMVGVMGALVAVLIGTLYGAASGFIGGRTDRVMMRILEILYAVPFMFLVIVLVTFFGRNIVLIFVAIGAIAWLDMARIVRGQTLSLRSKEFIEAAHVCGVSKWRIITRHIVPNVLGIVAVYSTLLVPSMILTESFLSFLGLGVQEPMTSWGALLQEGSQTMEVAIWQLVFPALFMVVTLFCFNYVGDGLRDALDPKDR from the coding sequence ATGTTGACTAAAAAAGAAAACCTTGAAGCGATTGAGAAATTCTCTGAGAACCTAGAGATCGAAGGTCGCTCACTTTGGCAAGACGCCCGTATCCGCTTTATGCGTAACAAAGCGGCAATGGTAAGTCTGTTTATCCTATTTTTGATTACACTGGCGGTGATCTTCCTGCCAATGTTTGCTCAGTACGCGTATGACGACACGGACTGGTATGCACTGCACGCAGCACCATCGGCTGAGCACCTGTTTGGTACCGATAGCCTAGGTCGTGACTTGTATGTTCGTACCCTAGTGGGCGGTCGTATCTCCCTTATGGTAGGTGTGATGGGCGCACTGGTAGCTGTTCTGATTGGTACTCTTTACGGCGCAGCTTCCGGCTTCATCGGTGGTCGTACTGACCGCGTGATGATGCGTATCCTAGAGATCCTTTACGCTGTACCTTTCATGTTCCTAGTAATCGTTCTAGTAACCTTCTTCGGTCGTAACATCGTACTTATCTTCGTGGCTATCGGTGCTATCGCATGGCTAGACATGGCGCGTATCGTACGTGGTCAGACGCTGAGCTTGCGTAGTAAAGAGTTCATCGAAGCGGCGCACGTGTGTGGTGTAAGCAAATGGCGCATCATCACGCGTCATATCGTACCGAATGTACTGGGTATCGTAGCGGTTTACTCAACGCTGCTCGTACCGAGCATGATCCTAACTGAATCCTTCCTATCATTCCTTGGTCTGGGTGTTCAAGAGCCTATGACGTCTTGGGGTGCATTGCTGCAAGAGGGCTCACAAACCATGGAAGTTGCCATCTGGCAATTGGTTTTCCCAGCTCTGTTCATGGTAGTAACCCTGTTCTGCTTCAACTATGTGGGCGATGGTCTGCGTGACGCACTTGATCCAAAAGACAGATAA
- the oppD gene encoding ABC transporter ATP-binding protein produces the protein MTKLLDVKDLRVEFTTQDGIVTAVNDLNFSLKPGETLGIVGESGSGKSQTVFAIMGLLAKNGIIKGSAKFEGREILNLPEKELNKVRAEQIAMIFQDPMTSLNPYMKVSDQLMEVLMLHKGMGKAEAFEESVRMLEAVKIPEARKRITMYPHEFSGGMRQRVMIAMALLCRPKLLIADEPTTALDVTVQAQIMDLLNELKDEFNTSIIMITHDLGVVAGSCDKVLVMYAGRTMEYGTVDEIFYSPSHPYAEGLLKAIPRLDTEGEILPTIPGNPPNLLRLPQGCPYQDRCHRVSERCKSESPILTPFGNGRQRACFSDHEAWAL, from the coding sequence ATGACTAAATTACTCGACGTAAAAGACCTGAGAGTAGAATTCACTACTCAAGACGGCATAGTAACTGCGGTTAACGACCTTAACTTCTCCCTTAAGCCAGGTGAAACCCTAGGTATTGTAGGTGAGTCAGGTTCAGGTAAATCTCAGACCGTATTCGCTATCATGGGCCTATTGGCTAAGAACGGCATTATCAAGGGCAGTGCTAAGTTTGAGGGTCGCGAGATCCTAAACCTGCCTGAGAAAGAACTGAACAAGGTTCGCGCTGAGCAGATCGCGATGATCTTCCAAGACCCAATGACTTCGCTTAACCCTTATATGAAGGTAAGCGACCAGCTGATGGAAGTATTGATGCTTCACAAAGGCATGGGTAAAGCGGAAGCATTCGAAGAATCCGTGCGTATGCTTGAAGCGGTGAAAATCCCAGAAGCACGTAAGCGTATCACCATGTACCCACACGAATTCTCTGGCGGTATGCGTCAGCGTGTGATGATTGCGATGGCGCTTCTTTGTCGTCCTAAGCTGCTGATTGCCGATGAGCCAACCACAGCATTGGACGTAACCGTTCAGGCGCAGATCATGGATCTTTTGAACGAGCTGAAAGATGAATTTAACACCTCTATCATCATGATTACCCACGACCTAGGTGTGGTAGCGGGCTCATGTGACAAGGTGCTAGTGATGTATGCGGGTCGTACCATGGAGTACGGCACAGTAGATGAGATCTTCTACTCCCCAAGCCACCCTTACGCAGAAGGTCTGCTAAAAGCGATCCCTCGCTTAGACACAGAAGGTGAGATCTTGCCGACTATCCCAGGCAACCCACCAAACCTGCTTCGCTTGCCACAAGGCTGTCCTTATCAGGACCGTTGTCACCGTGTGAGCGAACGCTGTAAGAGTGAATCGCCAATCCTGACTCCATTTGGTAATGGCCGTCAGCGTGCATGTTTTTCTGACCATGAGGCTTGGGCACTATGA